Proteins encoded within one genomic window of Erinaceus europaeus chromosome 13, mEriEur2.1, whole genome shotgun sequence:
- the PTCH2 gene encoding protein patched homolog 2 isoform X2, which produces MVGPPPQGEPPRGRPAPARPAAPQILGGSLKAPLWLRAYFQGLLFSLGCGIQRHCGKVLFLGLLALGALALGLRVAVIETDLEQLWVEVGSQVSQELRYTKEKLGEEAAYTSQMLIQTPRQEGENVLTPEALGLHLQAALTASKVQVSLYGKSWDLNKICYKSGVPLIENGMIERMIEKLFPCVILTPLDCFWEGAKLQGGSAYLPGRPDIQWTNLDPEQLLEELGPFASLEGFRELLDKAQVGQAYVGRPCLHPDDLHCPPSAPNHHSRQEELLLGGMTRDPQGQLLRAEALQTTFLLMSPRQLYEHFRGDYQTHDIGWSEEQAATVLQAWQRRFVQLAQEVLPTNASQQVHAFSSTTLDDILHAFSEVSVTRVVGGYLLMLAYACVTMLRWDCAQSQGAVGLAGVLLVALAVASGLGLCALLDIAFNAATTQVLPFLALGIGVDDIFLLAHAFTEVPSGTPLQEHTGACLQRTGTSVALTSINNMVAFFMAALVPIPALRAFSLQAAIVVSCTFAVVMLVFPAVLSLDLHRRHSQRLDVLCCFSSPCSARVIQILPQELGDRTVPVGITRLTATVQAFAHCEASSQHVVTILPPQTHLVSPPSDPLGSELFIPGGSTRDLLGQEEGTRQKIAHRSPPCACWNLARFARYQFAPLLLQSHTKALVLVLFGALLGLSLYGATLVQDGLALTDVVPRGTKEHAFLSAQLRYFSLYEVALVTQGGFDYAHSQRALFDLHQRFSSLKAVLPPPTSQPPRTWLHYYRNWLQGIQAAFDQDWAAGRITRHSYRNASEDGALAYKLLIQTGDTQEPLDFSQLPTRKLVDTEGLIPPELFYSGLTVWVNSDPLGLAASQANFYPPPPEWLHDKYDTTGENLRIPAAQPLEFAQFPFLLRGLQSTADFVEAIEGARAACAEAGRAGVRAYPSGSPFLFWEQYLGLRRCFLLAVGILLVCTFLVCALLLLNPWMAGLIVLVLAMMTMELFGIMGFLGIKLSAIPVVILVASVGIGVEFTVHVALGFLTTQGSRSLRAAHALEHTFAPVTDGAVSTLLGLLMLAGSSFDFIVRYFFMVLTVLTVLGLLHGLVLLPVLLSILGPPPEVVQVYKENTEVLNPPAPQGGGLRWGVPPSLHPSFARVTTSMTVALHPPPLPGAYIHPASDEPAWPPSTTPAASSSSTPISRGPCPATG; this is translated from the exons aTGGTGGGGCCTCCGCCCCAGGGGGAGCCGCCCCGGGGCCGCCCGGCTCCAGCGCGCCCCGCTGCGCCACAG ATACTGGGCGGGAGCCTGAAGGCTCCGCTCTGGCTTCGAGCTTACTTCCAGGGCCTGCTCTTCTCTCTGGGCTGCGGGATCCAGAGACACTGTGGCAAAGTGCTCTTCCTGGGACTGCTGGCCTTGGGGGCCCTGGCCCTGGGCCTCCGCGTGGCTGTCATTGAGACGGACCTAGAGCAgctctgggtggaag TTGGCAGCCAGGTGAGCCAAGAGCTACGCTACACCAAGGAGAAGCTGGGAGAAGAGGCTGCGTACACCTCCCAGATGTTGATACAGACCCCACGACAGGAGGGGGAGAATGtcctcacacctgaggctctcgGCCTCCACCTCCAGGCAGCCCTCACTGCTAGTAAAGTGCAAGTATCACTCTATGGAAA ATCCTGGGATCTAAACAAAATCTGCTACAAGTCAGGAGTGCCCCTCATTGAAAACGGAATGATTGAGCGG ATGATTGAGAAGCTGTTTCCATGTGTGATCCTCACCCCCCTCGACTGCTTCTGGGAGGGAGCCAAACTCCAAGGGGGCTCCGCCTACTTACC GGGTCGGCCTGACATCCAGTGGACCAACCTGGACCCGGAGCAGCTGCTAGAGGAGCTGGGCCCCTTCGCCTCCCTTGAGGGCTTCCGAGAGCTGCTCGACAAGGCACAGGTGGGCCAGGCCTACGTGGGGAGGCCCTGTCTGCACCCGGATGACCTTCACTGCCCTCCTAGCGCCCCTAATCACCACAGCAGGCAG GAGGAGTTGCTGCTGGGAGGCATGACCAGAGACCCCCAGGGACAGCTACTAAG GGCAGAGGCTCTGCAAACCACCTTCCTGCTGATGAGTCCCCGGCAGCTGTATGAGCATTTCCGGGGAGACTACCAGACACACGACATCGGCTGGAGTGAGGAGCAGGCTGCCACCGTGCTGCAGGCCTGGCAGCGGCGCTTTGTGCAG CTGGCCCAGGAGGTCTTGCCTACAAACGCATCCCAGCAGGTCCACGCCTTCTCCTCCACCACCCTGGACGACATCCTGCATGCCTTCTCTGAAGTCAGTGTTACGCGCGTGGTGGGAGGCTATCTGCTCATG CTGGCCTATGCCTGTGTGACGATGCTGAGGTGGGACTGTGCCCAGTCTCAGGGTGCTGTGGGCCTTGCAGGGGTGCTGCTGGTTGCCCTGGCAGTAGCCTCTGGCCTTGGACTCTGTGCCTTGCTTGACATTGCCTTCAATGCTGCCACTACCCAG GTGCTGCCCTTCTTGGCACTGGGCATCGGTGTAGATGACATTTTCCTGCTGGCACATGCTTTCACAGAGGTGCCATCTGGCACCCCTCTCCAG GAGCACACAGGCGCATGTCTGCAGCGTACGGGCACCAGCGTGGCACTCACATCCATCAACAACATGGTTGCCTTCTTCATGGCTGCCCTGGTGCCCATCCCTGCACTGCGGgccttctccttgcag GCAGCCATTGTGGTCAGCTGCACCTTCGCTGTTGTGATGCTTGTCTTCCCAGCAGTCCTCAGTCTAGACCTGCACCGACGCCACTCCCAGCGCCTGGATGTACTCTGCTGCTTCTCCAG CCCCTGCTCTGCTCGGGTGATTCAGATTCTACCCCAGGAGCTGGGAGACAGGACGGTCCCAGTGGGCATCACCCGCCTGACAGCCACAGTTCAAGCCTTTGCCCACTGTGAAGCCAGCAGCCAGCATGTGGTCACCATTCTGCCTCCCCAAACCCACCTGGTGTCCCCACCATCTGACCCACTGGGCTCTGAGCTCTTCATCCCAGGAGGCTCCACGCGGGACCTTCTAGGCCAGGAGGAGGGGACAAGGCAGAAGATAGCCCACAGGTCCCCACCCTGTGCCTGCTGGAATCTTGCCCGTTTCGCCCGCTATCAGTTTGCACCGTTACTGCTTCAGTCACATACCAAG GCTTTGGTGCTGGTGCTCTTTGGGGCTCTGCTTGGCCTGAGCCTCTATGGAGCCACACTGGTGCAGGATGGGCTGGCCCTGACAGACGTGGTGCCTCGGGGCACCAAGGAACATGCCTTCCTGAGCGCCCAGCTCAGGTACTTCTCCCTGTATGAGGTGGCCCTGGTGACACAGGGTGGCTTTGACTACGCCCACTCCCAACGCGCCCTCTTTGATCTGCACCAGCGCTTCAGCTCCCTCAAGGCCGTGttgcccccacccacctcccagccGCCCCGCACCTGGCTGCACTATTACCGCAACTGGCTACAGG GAATCCAGGCTGCCTTTGACCAGGACTGGGCTGCAGGCCGCATTACCCGCCACTCCTACCGCAATGCCTCTGAGGATGGGGCGCTGGCCTATAAGCTGCTCATCCAGACGGGGGACACCCAGGAGCCACTGGACTTCAGCCAG CTGCCCACAAGGAAGCTGGTAGACACAGAGGGGCTGATCCCGCCAGAGCTTTTCTACTCGGGGCTGACCGTGTGGGTGAACAGTGATCCCCTGGGCCTGGCAGCCTCACAAGCCAACTTCTACCCCCCACCTCCCGAGTGGCTACATGACAAATACGACACCACCGGAGAGAACCTCCGCA TCCCAGCGGCCCAGCCCCTCGAGTTTGCCCAGTTTCCCTTCCTGCTGCGTGGCCTCCAGAGTACTGCAGACTTCGTGGAAGCCATTGAGGGGGCCCGAGCAGCGTGTGCTGAGGCTGGCAGAGCTGGAGTGCGTGCCTACCCCAGtggctcccccttccttttctggGAGCAGTATCTGGGCCTGCGGCGCTGCTTCCTGCTGGCTGTGGGCATCCTGCTGGTCTGCACTTTCCTCGTCTGTGCCCTGCTGCTGCTCAACCCTTGGATGGCTGGCCTCATA GTGCTGGTCCTGGCGATGATGACCATGGAGCTCTTTGGCATCATGGGTTTCCTGGGCATCAAGCTGAGCGCTATCCCCGTGGTGATCCTCGTGGCCTCTGTGGGCATTGGTGTGGAGTTCACGGTCCACGTGGCTCTG GGATTTCTGACCACCCAAGGGAGCCGGAGCCTACGAGCTGCCCATGCCCTGGAACACACATTTGCCCCGGTGACTGACGGGGCTGTCTCCACTCTGCTGGGTCTGCTCATGCTTGCTGGTTCCAGCTTCGACTTCATCGTAAG GTACTTCTTCATGGTGCTGACCGTGCTCACAGTCCTGGGCCTCCTCCACGGCCTCGTGCTGCTACCTGTGTTGCTGTCCATCCTGGGTCCCCCACCAGAG GTGGTGCAGGTGTACAAAGAAAACACAGAAGTGCTGAACCCCCCAGCTCCACAGGGAGGAGGGCTCAGGTGGGGGGTTCCCCCCAGCCTGCATCCGAGTTTTGCGAGAGTGACTACCTCCATGACCGtggccctccacccacccccactaccTGGTGCCTATATCCACCCAGCCTCGGATGAACCCGCTTGGCCACCTTCCACCACCCCAGCTGCCAGCAGCTCCAGCACCCCCATCTCTAGGGGACCATGTCCAGCTACTGGGTGA
- the PTCH2 gene encoding protein patched homolog 2 isoform X5: MLIQTPRQEGENVLTPEALGLHLQAALTASKVQVSLYGKSWDLNKICYKSGVPLIENGMIERMIEKLFPCVILTPLDCFWEGAKLQGGSAYLPGRPDIQWTNLDPEQLLEELGPFASLEGFRELLDKAQVGQAYVGRPCLHPDDLHCPPSAPNHHSRQAPNVAQELDGGCHGFSHKFMHWQEELLLGGMTRDPQGQLLRAEALQTTFLLMSPRQLYEHFRGDYQTHDIGWSEEQAATVLQAWQRRFVQLAQEVLPTNASQQVHAFSSTTLDDILHAFSEVSVTRVVGGYLLMLAYACVTMLRWDCAQSQGAVGLAGVLLVALAVASGLGLCALLDIAFNAATTQVLPFLALGIGVDDIFLLAHAFTEVPSGTPLQEHTGACLQRTGTSVALTSINNMVAFFMAALVPIPALRAFSLQAAIVVSCTFAVVMLVFPAVLSLDLHRRHSQRLDVLCCFSSPCSARVIQILPQELGDRTVPVGITRLTATVQAFAHCEASSQHVVTILPPQTHLVSPPSDPLGSELFIPGGSTRDLLGQEEGTRQKIAHRSPPCACWNLARFARYQFAPLLLQSHTKALVLVLFGALLGLSLYGATLVQDGLALTDVVPRGTKEHAFLSAQLRYFSLYEVALVTQGGFDYAHSQRALFDLHQRFSSLKAVLPPPTSQPPRTWLHYYRNWLQGIQAAFDQDWAAGRITRHSYRNASEDGALAYKLLIQTGDTQEPLDFSQLPTRKLVDTEGLIPPELFYSGLTVWVNSDPLGLAASQANFYPPPPEWLHDKYDTTGENLRIPAAQPLEFAQFPFLLRGLQSTADFVEAIEGARAACAEAGRAGVRAYPSGSPFLFWEQYLGLRRCFLLAVGILLVCTFLVCALLLLNPWMAGLIVLVLAMMTMELFGIMGFLGIKLSAIPVVILVASVGIGVEFTVHVALGFLTTQGSRSLRAAHALEHTFAPVTDGAVSTLLGLLMLAGSSFDFIVRYFFMVLTVLTVLGLLHGLVLLPVLLSILGPPPEVVQVYKENTEVLNPPAPQGGGLRWGVPPSLHPSFARVTTSMTVALHPPPLPGAYIHPASDEPAWPPSTTPAASSSSTPISRGPCPATG, translated from the exons ATGTTGATACAGACCCCACGACAGGAGGGGGAGAATGtcctcacacctgaggctctcgGCCTCCACCTCCAGGCAGCCCTCACTGCTAGTAAAGTGCAAGTATCACTCTATGGAAA ATCCTGGGATCTAAACAAAATCTGCTACAAGTCAGGAGTGCCCCTCATTGAAAACGGAATGATTGAGCGG ATGATTGAGAAGCTGTTTCCATGTGTGATCCTCACCCCCCTCGACTGCTTCTGGGAGGGAGCCAAACTCCAAGGGGGCTCCGCCTACTTACC GGGTCGGCCTGACATCCAGTGGACCAACCTGGACCCGGAGCAGCTGCTAGAGGAGCTGGGCCCCTTCGCCTCCCTTGAGGGCTTCCGAGAGCTGCTCGACAAGGCACAGGTGGGCCAGGCCTACGTGGGGAGGCCCTGTCTGCACCCGGATGACCTTCACTGCCCTCCTAGCGCCCCTAATCACCACAGCAGGCAG GCTCCCAATGTGGCTCAGGAGCTGGATGGAGGCTGCCATGGCTTCTCTCACAAGTTCATGCATTGGCAGGAGGAGTTGCTGCTGGGAGGCATGACCAGAGACCCCCAGGGACAGCTACTAAG GGCAGAGGCTCTGCAAACCACCTTCCTGCTGATGAGTCCCCGGCAGCTGTATGAGCATTTCCGGGGAGACTACCAGACACACGACATCGGCTGGAGTGAGGAGCAGGCTGCCACCGTGCTGCAGGCCTGGCAGCGGCGCTTTGTGCAG CTGGCCCAGGAGGTCTTGCCTACAAACGCATCCCAGCAGGTCCACGCCTTCTCCTCCACCACCCTGGACGACATCCTGCATGCCTTCTCTGAAGTCAGTGTTACGCGCGTGGTGGGAGGCTATCTGCTCATG CTGGCCTATGCCTGTGTGACGATGCTGAGGTGGGACTGTGCCCAGTCTCAGGGTGCTGTGGGCCTTGCAGGGGTGCTGCTGGTTGCCCTGGCAGTAGCCTCTGGCCTTGGACTCTGTGCCTTGCTTGACATTGCCTTCAATGCTGCCACTACCCAG GTGCTGCCCTTCTTGGCACTGGGCATCGGTGTAGATGACATTTTCCTGCTGGCACATGCTTTCACAGAGGTGCCATCTGGCACCCCTCTCCAG GAGCACACAGGCGCATGTCTGCAGCGTACGGGCACCAGCGTGGCACTCACATCCATCAACAACATGGTTGCCTTCTTCATGGCTGCCCTGGTGCCCATCCCTGCACTGCGGgccttctccttgcag GCAGCCATTGTGGTCAGCTGCACCTTCGCTGTTGTGATGCTTGTCTTCCCAGCAGTCCTCAGTCTAGACCTGCACCGACGCCACTCCCAGCGCCTGGATGTACTCTGCTGCTTCTCCAG CCCCTGCTCTGCTCGGGTGATTCAGATTCTACCCCAGGAGCTGGGAGACAGGACGGTCCCAGTGGGCATCACCCGCCTGACAGCCACAGTTCAAGCCTTTGCCCACTGTGAAGCCAGCAGCCAGCATGTGGTCACCATTCTGCCTCCCCAAACCCACCTGGTGTCCCCACCATCTGACCCACTGGGCTCTGAGCTCTTCATCCCAGGAGGCTCCACGCGGGACCTTCTAGGCCAGGAGGAGGGGACAAGGCAGAAGATAGCCCACAGGTCCCCACCCTGTGCCTGCTGGAATCTTGCCCGTTTCGCCCGCTATCAGTTTGCACCGTTACTGCTTCAGTCACATACCAAG GCTTTGGTGCTGGTGCTCTTTGGGGCTCTGCTTGGCCTGAGCCTCTATGGAGCCACACTGGTGCAGGATGGGCTGGCCCTGACAGACGTGGTGCCTCGGGGCACCAAGGAACATGCCTTCCTGAGCGCCCAGCTCAGGTACTTCTCCCTGTATGAGGTGGCCCTGGTGACACAGGGTGGCTTTGACTACGCCCACTCCCAACGCGCCCTCTTTGATCTGCACCAGCGCTTCAGCTCCCTCAAGGCCGTGttgcccccacccacctcccagccGCCCCGCACCTGGCTGCACTATTACCGCAACTGGCTACAGG GAATCCAGGCTGCCTTTGACCAGGACTGGGCTGCAGGCCGCATTACCCGCCACTCCTACCGCAATGCCTCTGAGGATGGGGCGCTGGCCTATAAGCTGCTCATCCAGACGGGGGACACCCAGGAGCCACTGGACTTCAGCCAG CTGCCCACAAGGAAGCTGGTAGACACAGAGGGGCTGATCCCGCCAGAGCTTTTCTACTCGGGGCTGACCGTGTGGGTGAACAGTGATCCCCTGGGCCTGGCAGCCTCACAAGCCAACTTCTACCCCCCACCTCCCGAGTGGCTACATGACAAATACGACACCACCGGAGAGAACCTCCGCA TCCCAGCGGCCCAGCCCCTCGAGTTTGCCCAGTTTCCCTTCCTGCTGCGTGGCCTCCAGAGTACTGCAGACTTCGTGGAAGCCATTGAGGGGGCCCGAGCAGCGTGTGCTGAGGCTGGCAGAGCTGGAGTGCGTGCCTACCCCAGtggctcccccttccttttctggGAGCAGTATCTGGGCCTGCGGCGCTGCTTCCTGCTGGCTGTGGGCATCCTGCTGGTCTGCACTTTCCTCGTCTGTGCCCTGCTGCTGCTCAACCCTTGGATGGCTGGCCTCATA GTGCTGGTCCTGGCGATGATGACCATGGAGCTCTTTGGCATCATGGGTTTCCTGGGCATCAAGCTGAGCGCTATCCCCGTGGTGATCCTCGTGGCCTCTGTGGGCATTGGTGTGGAGTTCACGGTCCACGTGGCTCTG GGATTTCTGACCACCCAAGGGAGCCGGAGCCTACGAGCTGCCCATGCCCTGGAACACACATTTGCCCCGGTGACTGACGGGGCTGTCTCCACTCTGCTGGGTCTGCTCATGCTTGCTGGTTCCAGCTTCGACTTCATCGTAAG GTACTTCTTCATGGTGCTGACCGTGCTCACAGTCCTGGGCCTCCTCCACGGCCTCGTGCTGCTACCTGTGTTGCTGTCCATCCTGGGTCCCCCACCAGAG GTGGTGCAGGTGTACAAAGAAAACACAGAAGTGCTGAACCCCCCAGCTCCACAGGGAGGAGGGCTCAGGTGGGGGGTTCCCCCCAGCCTGCATCCGAGTTTTGCGAGAGTGACTACCTCCATGACCGtggccctccacccacccccactaccTGGTGCCTATATCCACCCAGCCTCGGATGAACCCGCTTGGCCACCTTCCACCACCCCAGCTGCCAGCAGCTCCAGCACCCCCATCTCTAGGGGACCATGTCCAGCTACTGGGTGA